ACCCAACTGCTGCTGGTCATGATGCAAGAGGTATGGTTGTAGAGAATCCAGGTGACTTAATGTACTACGGAATTGATGCTACTATCAAATACAGCTTCAAAGAATTAATCAAATCTAAAGTGATTGATCCTTCGTTATCTGTAGGTGGTGGTTATACTTTCTTCGGAGATAGCAGCTACGGAACTGTTAACCCAGGTGCTGGATTAACTTTCTGGTTTACTGATGCTATTGGTCTTGAATTAGCTACAAGATACAAATGGTCAGTTAGTGGAGACAGAGTAGATGCAGCTGGTGTTCCAGACGCTCCATCTCACTTCCAACACACTGCTGGTTTAGTTTTCAAATTCGGAGGTAAAGATACTGACGGAGACGGAATCTATGACAAAGATGATGCTTGTCCAGATGTTGCTGGTCTAAAACAATTCAACGGATGTCCTGATACTGACGGTGACGGAATCGTTGATGCTTCAGATGCTTGTCCAAACGAATTTGGTTTAGCTGCATTAAACGGATGTCCTGATAGAGACGGAGACGGTGTTGCTGACAAAGATGACGCTTGTCCAGATGTTGCTGGTTTACCTGCTTTAAAAGGTTGTCCTGATACTGACGGTGACGGAATCGCTGACAAAGATGACAAATGTCCTACAGTTGCTGGTCCTAAAGAAAATGGTGGTTGTCCTTTCTTAGACGCTGATAAAGATGGTGTTTTAGATAAAGATGATGACTGTCCTACAGTTCCAGGTCCTGCAAGTAACAGAGGATGTCCAGAAGTAACTTCTCAAGCATTAGAAGATCTTAAAGTTCAAGCTAGAGCAATCTACTTCAACTCTGGAAAAGCTACTTTCAAAACTGGTGACAAAGAAACTCCAGCTAGATTAGACGCTATTAAAGAAATCCTTAAAAACTACCCTAACGCTAAATTCAGCATCGAAGGACACACAGATAGTACAGGTTCTGCTAAAGTAAACCAAAAACTTTCTGAAGATAGAGCTAACGCTGTATTAAACGCTTTAGTTGAAAGAGGTGTTAACGCTGAAAACTTAGAAGCTAAAGGATTTGGATCTTCTCAACCAGTTGCAAGTAACAAAACTGCTGCAGGTAAAGCACAAAACAGAAGAACTGAAATTAAACACGTAGGTTCTAAATTCCAAGGTAAACTATAATTTACTTTGTAAATAATATTGAAAAGCCATTCTTAATTGAATGGCTTTTTTTATTTTTATCAAATGATAGATAAT
This portion of the Flavobacterium gelatinilyticum genome encodes:
- a CDS encoding OmpA family protein, coding for MKHLNKLLVAVMMAMGLSSHAQDSNNPWAISFGVNAVDTRTSASPEHVDFFPAHFSQPFDVKGNWNILPSLSYIGVSRYVGSGFSVGLQGSVNKIDKFVVFDPTAAGHDARGMVVENPGDLMYYGIDATIKYSFKELIKSKVIDPSLSVGGGYTFFGDSSYGTVNPGAGLTFWFTDAIGLELATRYKWSVSGDRVDAAGVPDAPSHFQHTAGLVFKFGGKDTDGDGIYDKDDACPDVAGLKQFNGCPDTDGDGIVDASDACPNEFGLAALNGCPDRDGDGVADKDDACPDVAGLPALKGCPDTDGDGIADKDDKCPTVAGPKENGGCPFLDADKDGVLDKDDDCPTVPGPASNRGCPEVTSQALEDLKVQARAIYFNSGKATFKTGDKETPARLDAIKEILKNYPNAKFSIEGHTDSTGSAKVNQKLSEDRANAVLNALVERGVNAENLEAKGFGSSQPVASNKTAAGKAQNRRTEIKHVGSKFQGKL